A single window of Paenibacillus sp. FSL H8-0537 DNA harbors:
- a CDS encoding SDR family oxidoreductase: MRLTGKVAVVTGAASGMGKAIAELFAAEGAKVVVSDLRVEAAQTVVAAIEASGGQAVAIAANVAKEEDVHQLIDTTVATYGTVDILINNAGIMDNFVPAADVTDELWERVFAINTTGPMRTIRKVLPLFTEKKSGVIVNVASAGGLQGSRAGAAYTASKHAVVGLTKNIGFQYADLGIRCNAIAPGGVKTNISTTINEPNPFGASRVMAGMGLNPRTGEPEEIAKVALFLASDDASFVNGTVVTADAGWLAY; the protein is encoded by the coding sequence GTGAGACTAACAGGAAAAGTGGCTGTCGTAACTGGCGCAGCATCAGGTATGGGTAAAGCGATTGCGGAGCTGTTCGCAGCAGAAGGAGCTAAGGTTGTCGTTTCGGATCTTCGCGTAGAAGCTGCACAAACGGTTGTTGCTGCTATTGAAGCAAGTGGTGGACAAGCGGTTGCCATCGCTGCCAATGTTGCCAAAGAAGAAGATGTCCATCAATTAATAGATACGACCGTAGCAACTTACGGCACAGTGGATATTTTAATAAATAATGCGGGAATTATGGACAACTTTGTTCCAGCGGCGGACGTAACAGACGAGCTGTGGGAGCGGGTATTCGCGATTAATACAACAGGACCGATGCGTACGATCCGGAAAGTGCTGCCTCTTTTCACCGAGAAAAAGAGTGGGGTTATCGTCAATGTTGCTTCTGCTGGAGGTCTGCAAGGCTCTAGAGCGGGCGCTGCTTATACAGCTTCCAAGCATGCCGTTGTGGGCCTCACGAAAAATATTGGGTTCCAATATGCCGATCTCGGCATTCGCTGCAATGCGATTGCACCAGGTGGTGTGAAAACGAATATTTCGACGACGATTAATGAGCCTAACCCCTTCGGAGCATCGCGCGTCATGGCAGGCATGGGTCTTAACCCGCGTACGGGCGAGCCGGAGGAAATCGCTAAGGTTGCCCTGTTCCTCGCTTCTGATGACGCAAGCTTCGTTAACGGTACGGTTGTAACCGCAGATGCGGGCTGGTTGGCTTACTAA
- a CDS encoding S-layer homology domain-containing protein — protein sequence MSIVRRTFICLLLISTMTGGITAYADSYKPNGHWADMLLQWASHVKIMEGYSDGSFQPDRLISEAEFLVVLYRAFDVRLDNHPISTAYQLAKSWNHPIVGYSKPALRSVSITQGQAAAIIASARGVHYEGNNNIIYLLGNGMGSSPDATLSTFQPDAALTRAEAIQWIRQLTVAGMLDIKERPKALSELGKLPDPATAPKALPLFSTQPVTRADFDLIGNNPAMGVKLWESKQAIDSRFGESQQAGMIKRNQYSTFTVHYNKAGQVDSWNIASDKDHLEASKLFSTYKGIVLEKSTISDVLQQYGTAGYSSPGSAFYFYEEAEDGSYTPLAPAFSRSQTLNEKKTYTIYFSFNTETSKVDFIMVSWLPNALGNYDYN from the coding sequence ATGTCTATTGTTCGTCGGACGTTCATTTGTCTTTTGCTTATATCGACTATGACTGGAGGAATAACGGCTTACGCCGATTCATATAAACCAAATGGTCATTGGGCTGATATGCTACTTCAATGGGCGAGCCATGTAAAAATAATGGAGGGGTATTCCGACGGAAGCTTCCAGCCGGACAGGTTAATAAGCGAGGCAGAGTTTTTAGTCGTCTTGTATCGAGCTTTTGATGTCCGGCTAGACAATCATCCAATTAGCACAGCCTATCAGCTTGCGAAAAGCTGGAACCACCCCATTGTTGGTTATTCCAAGCCTGCCCTGAGGTCAGTATCTATAACGCAAGGTCAAGCAGCAGCCATTATCGCATCAGCCAGAGGAGTCCACTACGAGGGTAATAATAATATTATATACTTGCTCGGGAATGGAATGGGAAGCAGCCCTGATGCCACATTATCGACTTTTCAACCTGATGCTGCTTTAACACGCGCAGAAGCGATTCAATGGATAAGACAATTGACAGTTGCGGGTATGCTTGACATTAAAGAACGGCCGAAAGCACTTTCCGAACTCGGCAAGCTGCCTGATCCTGCAACTGCTCCCAAGGCGCTGCCTTTATTCAGTACTCAACCTGTTACAAGAGCAGATTTTGATCTAATTGGAAATAATCCAGCTATGGGCGTAAAGCTTTGGGAAAGTAAACAGGCCATTGACTCTCGCTTTGGTGAATCACAGCAGGCCGGTATGATTAAACGCAACCAATATTCCACTTTCACGGTTCATTATAATAAAGCAGGCCAAGTGGACTCGTGGAATATAGCTAGCGATAAAGACCATTTGGAAGCGAGCAAGCTCTTCTCAACTTATAAAGGCATTGTATTGGAAAAAAGTACGATATCGGATGTTCTACAGCAATACGGAACAGCCGGATATTCAAGTCCGGGTAGTGCCTTTTATTTTTATGAAGAAGCAGAGGATGGCAGCTATACGCCGTTGGCCCCCGCTTTCAGTAGATCACAAACTTTAAACGAAAAAAAGACCTACACCATCTACTTTAGCTTCAATACAGAGACTTCAAAAGTCGATTTTATAATGGTTAGTTGGCTGCCAAATGCATTGGGGAACTATGACTACAATTAA
- a CDS encoding methyl-accepting chemotaxis protein, with translation MKNSRFIRNLLILGSIRQTAGRIVLSTLLIIVVCVSVLSYTFYVPTSREVQIQAEKQMELYSSLLAKEIDANLVEKQAIMQVIAEQGSKVEADRQQQLDFLIQAHNQHPEFESIFFSLDLIGANAVNIKNTDVDLADRPYIKLAQEGKPFISEPVISKTMGTMVVIVGAPLIKDGKAYGFYGASYSISQAVESVSKAQFGETGKAYMTLADGTFLSYTDESFVLNKKLSDLGIAPLDQALTNATQGITAPIHYTENGVEKIGFMSVTGLGWVITMYAEENEILKPVDTLLSLILLVGSGIIILALMTTILIALRIVYPIRQLTHGIDVLAQGDLTYRIPVKGKTDISKALHSFNAAGDQMQLLMMEVNGLSEQLTDSAKQLAEGADQGARAAQSISEAILVVAESSERQTSSLQDGSQAADSIAVQIDGIASYSTNASDIASQASNLSDDGAASMDQLNGKMAEMEQGIGELAQTIHALSGLSGKIGDVVGSISQIARQTNILSLNAAIEASRSGEAGRGFAVVADEIRKLAGQSMESAEQIAGFIGSIRLEIDRTLQASEQTVSQAAEGRHTGEEARELFARIRSSIQEVAASIQGVSAASGEMVSGTTTLVESIRLISDSASETAAESQNVSAAAEEQMASMEEVASSSAELANMAEKLRIQINKFKL, from the coding sequence TTGAAGAATTCACGTTTTATTCGAAATTTGCTTATTCTGGGTTCAATCCGTCAGACCGCAGGTCGAATTGTATTGTCCACACTGCTTATTATTGTCGTTTGTGTCTCCGTCCTCTCGTACACGTTCTATGTACCAACCTCCAGAGAAGTCCAAATCCAAGCCGAAAAGCAAATGGAGCTCTACTCCAGTCTTCTAGCTAAAGAGATTGATGCCAACTTAGTAGAAAAGCAGGCTATTATGCAGGTCATCGCCGAGCAAGGCTCCAAGGTGGAAGCAGATCGGCAGCAGCAGCTTGATTTTCTCATCCAAGCCCATAATCAGCATCCCGAGTTTGAATCGATTTTTTTCTCGCTTGATTTAATAGGCGCCAACGCCGTTAACATTAAAAATACGGACGTCGATCTAGCTGATCGGCCTTACATTAAGCTTGCCCAAGAAGGCAAACCATTCATTTCTGAGCCGGTAATTTCCAAAACGATGGGCACGATGGTTGTTATTGTCGGCGCTCCACTAATCAAAGACGGCAAAGCCTATGGATTTTACGGTGCCTCCTATTCGATTAGTCAAGCGGTAGAAAGCGTCAGCAAAGCTCAATTCGGCGAGACCGGAAAAGCTTATATGACGTTAGCGGACGGAACGTTCCTTTCGTACACGGATGAATCGTTTGTGTTAAACAAAAAACTGTCCGATCTGGGCATCGCCCCACTTGATCAAGCTCTCACCAATGCCACCCAAGGCATTACCGCCCCGATTCATTATACGGAAAATGGCGTTGAAAAAATTGGGTTTATGAGTGTGACTGGCCTGGGCTGGGTGATTACGATGTATGCGGAAGAAAATGAAATTTTAAAGCCTGTCGATACTTTGCTGAGTTTGATTCTCTTGGTTGGTTCAGGCATTATCATCCTTGCGCTGATGACAACGATTCTGATTGCTCTGCGGATTGTGTATCCTATTCGCCAATTAACACATGGCATTGATGTTTTGGCACAAGGCGATTTAACGTATCGCATTCCGGTCAAAGGCAAAACCGATATTAGCAAGGCGCTGCATTCCTTTAATGCCGCTGGGGATCAAATGCAGCTGTTGATGATGGAGGTTAACGGCTTGTCCGAGCAGCTGACGGATTCTGCGAAGCAGCTTGCAGAGGGAGCGGATCAAGGTGCGCGTGCCGCGCAAAGCATTTCCGAAGCGATTCTCGTCGTAGCCGAAAGCTCGGAGCGCCAAACGTCCAGCTTGCAGGATGGAAGCCAAGCCGCCGACAGCATCGCGGTGCAAATTGATGGTATCGCTTCTTATAGTACAAATGCGTCTGACATCGCTTCCCAGGCCTCCAATCTCTCCGATGATGGAGCGGCTTCCATGGATCAGCTTAATGGAAAAATGGCGGAGATGGAGCAAGGCATCGGCGAGCTTGCCCAAACGATTCATGCGCTGAGCGGATTGTCCGGCAAAATCGGCGATGTCGTGGGCAGCATCAGCCAAATCGCCCGCCAAACGAATATTTTATCGTTGAATGCAGCGATTGAGGCTTCACGTTCTGGAGAAGCGGGGCGCGGCTTTGCCGTCGTAGCGGATGAAATTCGCAAGCTTGCAGGCCAATCGATGGAGTCAGCGGAGCAAATTGCCGGATTCATCGGAAGTATCCGCCTCGAAATTGATCGGACGCTGCAGGCCTCCGAACAGACTGTTTCCCAAGCGGCTGAAGGAAGACATACAGGTGAAGAAGCCCGTGAGCTGTTCGCTCGCATTCGCTCTTCTATTCAAGAGGTAGCAGCGAGCATTCAAGGCGTATCAGCAGCATCCGGCGAGATGGTGTCCGGTACAACCACGTTGGTGGAATCCATTCGCCTCATCTCCGACTCGGCTAGTGAAACGGCGGCAGAATCACAAAATGTTTCCGCTGCGGCAGAGGAGCAAATGGCTTCGATGGAGGAAGTTGCCTCATCCTCCGCAGAGCTTGCTAATATGGCAGAGAAGCTGCGTATTCAAATTAATAAATTCAAGCTGTAG
- a CDS encoding MerR family transcriptional regulator, giving the protein MPEAKEVLEGKTTPEIKRVQGSENKYTIKEAAEQSGLSEDTIRYYEKIGVLPQAERKNNTHRFYREKDIETMKMLVCLKKTGMSLDEIRPFIGVSFINIPSDYPELVQLMLNHKQQIRRQIADLQQVLDFIDDKLKITSLEQ; this is encoded by the coding sequence ATGCCGGAAGCAAAGGAAGTACTGGAAGGAAAGACTACGCCGGAAATAAAGAGGGTACAAGGTAGTGAGAACAAATACACGATTAAAGAAGCGGCGGAACAAAGCGGCTTGTCGGAGGATACCATTCGTTATTATGAGAAGATCGGCGTTTTGCCGCAGGCGGAGCGTAAAAACAATACCCATCGTTTTTACCGTGAAAAGGACATTGAAACGATGAAAATGCTCGTTTGCTTGAAAAAAACAGGTATGTCGCTAGACGAAATAAGACCGTTTATAGGTGTGTCCTTCATCAATATACCGTCGGATTACCCCGAGCTGGTGCAATTAATGCTGAACCATAAGCAGCAAATTCGGCGGCAAATAGCGGATTTGCAGCAGGTGCTGGACTTTATTGATGACAAGCTGAAAATCACCTCTTTGGAGCAGTGA
- a CDS encoding cupin domain-containing protein, producing MSRLNNWENAEPGVKRKIFTPGDTIMMMEVHFEEGAEGYLHSHVHEQFSYCLEGQLEFSINGEKTVISAGETIFIPSNAEHGCRALKASKLLDTFTPLRQDLIN from the coding sequence ATGAGCAGATTGAACAATTGGGAAAATGCCGAGCCAGGCGTAAAACGGAAGATCTTCACACCAGGCGATACGATTATGATGATGGAGGTGCATTTTGAGGAAGGAGCGGAAGGTTATTTGCACAGCCATGTGCATGAGCAGTTTTCCTACTGCCTGGAAGGGCAGCTGGAGTTTTCTATAAATGGAGAAAAGACCGTCATTTCGGCGGGCGAGACGATCTTCATTCCTAGCAATGCCGAGCATGGCTGCCGCGCTTTGAAAGCAAGCAAGCTGCTTGATACCTTCACGCCGCTTCGGCAGGACTTGATCAATTAG
- a CDS encoding TetR/AcrR family transcriptional regulator — MSENNQKVDRRTLRSRRAMREALLTLMANKPFQAISITDIVECAGYNRGTFYANYDSKEALLDEITTELLDKLLQSFRAPYEHVEFFNVSELPAHAVTIFNHIYEHSGVYTILMKNDVLPNMKEKMLHVLKEISMAELFDPTVDIDSELLATYSMSSVLGLVWHWIETGFKHPPEYMQEQLVKIINLNPIHANMARTGKQPK, encoded by the coding sequence ATGTCCGAAAACAACCAAAAAGTCGACCGTCGAACTTTGCGCAGCAGACGCGCTATGCGGGAAGCGCTGCTCACTTTGATGGCGAATAAGCCATTCCAAGCGATCTCCATTACGGATATAGTAGAATGCGCTGGCTACAACCGGGGAACCTTTTATGCCAATTATGATAGTAAAGAAGCGCTGCTGGATGAAATTACGACTGAGCTGCTGGATAAGCTGCTGCAATCGTTTCGGGCACCCTACGAGCATGTCGAGTTCTTTAACGTTAGTGAGCTGCCTGCCCATGCCGTCACGATTTTCAATCATATTTACGAGCATTCGGGCGTCTACACGATTCTTATGAAAAATGATGTACTGCCCAATATGAAGGAAAAAATGCTTCATGTCCTTAAGGAAATTTCGATGGCAGAGCTTTTTGATCCTACGGTTGATATTGATTCAGAGCTGCTAGCCACCTATAGCATGAGTTCTGTGCTTGGTCTCGTATGGCACTGGATTGAAACTGGCTTTAAGCATCCACCTGAATACATGCAGGAACAGCTCGTTAAAATCATTAATTTGAATCCTATCCATGCAAATATGGCGCGTACAGGAAAGCAGCCCAAATAG